A region of Diospyros lotus cultivar Yz01 chromosome 3, ASM1463336v1, whole genome shotgun sequence DNA encodes the following proteins:
- the LOC127798354 gene encoding peptidyl-prolyl cis-trans isomerase FKBP53-like, whose amino-acid sequence MAFWGVEVKPGRPYTHRLDHERGRLRLSQATLGNGSSTKKSILQCNVGDKRPIYLCSLLPEKFETCPLHLEFEEEDEVIFSVIGPHSIHLSGFFYGDTQDGTRDDHGSDSYEEDIAETETDESSDYDSEDAYEDDFIFDDDMEMYSPSPVRNSGVVIEEIVDNEKPADQNGMSKQGKKKSNTSDDNGKSGQQIVVHRDTGLQVLESEDEDGFPISSSHGNKAGDMSNQGQAEENKEKRTDVQAKEKEKDVPVPQKRKRKVDDIVQDNEQARETGQQFNSSSANAEVVSGTDFKQKKEKKKKKKKGKAKEEKTEAVAGSGNTNQSEAANLEVEEVPPVGNESSQKSNIEINNVDTDSIAEGKKKKKNKGKKQGSESVGIGDQTVADKNGSSNVVEKMEAKPYQVRTFPNGLVIEEVAMGKPDGKKACPGKKVGVHYIGKLKKSGKIFDSNIGRAPFKFRLGIGQVIKGWDIGVNGMRVGDKRRLTIPPAMGYGSQGAGQAIPPNSWLVFDVELVNVQ is encoded by the exons ATGGCTTTCTGGG GAGTTGAAGTGAAACCGGGCAGGCCGTACACTCATCGGTTAGATCATGAGCGAGGAAGGCTTCGCCTATctcag GCTACATTGGGCAATGGTTCATCGACCAAAAAGAGCATACTTCAGTGTAATGTGGGAGATAAGAGGCCAATTTACTTGTGTTCCTTGTTACCTGAGAAATTTGAGACTTGCCCCTTGCATCTTGAATttgaagaggaagatgaagtAATCTTCTCAGTAATTGGTCCTCACAGCATTCATCTATCTGGTTTCTTTTATGGTGACACTCAGGATGGTACTAGAGATGACCATGGGTC TGATTCTTACGAGGAAGATATTGCTGAGACCGAGACTGATGAATCTAGTGATTATGATAGTGAAGATGCATATGAGGATGACTttatttttgatgatgatatgGAGATGTATTCACCCTCACCTGTCCGCAATAGTGGAG TGGTTATTGAGGAAATAGTTGATAATGAAAAGCCTGCTGATCAGAATGGCATGTCCaaacaaggaaagaaaaagtcAAATACTTCTGATGACAATGGCAAGTCTGGGCAACAAATTGTGGTTCACAGAGATACTGGTCTTCAAGTCTTGGAAAGTGAAGACGAAGATGGCTTTCCTATATCTTCCTCCCATGGGAACAAAGCTGGTGATATGAGTAACCAAGGACAAgctgaagaaaacaaagagaagagAACTGATGTGCAAgccaaggagaaagaaaaagatgttCCTGTGccccaaaaaaggaaaagaaaggttGACGATATCGTCCAAGATAATGAACAAGCAAG GGAAACTGGCCAACAGTTCAATTCATCATCAGCAAATGCTGAAGTAGTTTCAGGAACTGATTTTaagcaaaagaaagagaaaaagaaaaagaaaaagaagggaaaggCCAAAGAGGAAAAGACTGAAGCTGTTGCAGGCAGCGGGAATACTAACCAGTCTGAGGCAGCTAACTTGGAGGTGGAGGAGGTTCCACCTGTTGGAAACGAATCTAGTCAGAAGTCAAACATTGAGAT AAATAATGTTGATACTGACTCTATTGCTGaggggaaaaagaagaaaaagaacaaggGCAAGAAGCAGGGAAGTGAATCAGTTGGAATTGGGGATCAAACTGTTGCGGATAAGAATGGATCCAGCAATGTAGTGGAGAAGATGGAAGCCAAACCATATCAAGTAAGGACCTTTCCCAATGGATTGGTTATTGAGGAGGTGGCAATGGGAAAACCAGATGGGAAAAAGGCTTGTCCTGGTAAAAAG GTTGGCGTCCATTATATTGGCAAGTTGAAAAAGAGTGGGAAAATATTCGACTCTAACATTGGCAGAGCACCTTTTAAGTTCCGCCTAG GCATAGGACAAGTTATAAAAGGATGGGATATTGGGGTCAATG GTATGCGAGTGGGAGACAAAAGAAGACTGACAATTCCACCAGCCATGGG TTATGGTTCTCAAGGTGCTGGTCAAGCAATACCACCAAATTCTTGGCTGGTTTTTGATGTTGAGTTGGTAAACGTCCAGTGA